A portion of the Pseudarthrobacter sp. L1SW genome contains these proteins:
- a CDS encoding DNA polymerase III subunit alpha, whose amino-acid sequence MSFTHLHVSTAFSAHYGVSWPEELAQAAAADDATALACTDRDGLYGTIKHLKACMEAGIDPIVGVDLAVFDDDGDHRTQLAGRVVVLARGNNNGAGYRALCRLISDAHARTSGKSGGTVPVAVTRAELASRTLDPHTLKPVLTVLIGPDSDVGRAMGGRRYLRPRTLFKQWVDAMPAGTLVAEIVSQLSAPGKPLSTAHAVRMLKLAEEHHVPAILTNAVRYCAADGAPTADVLDSARTLKSLPELAEEPLLQPTGQGWLKSSAEMLRLGQEIISAAGYGAADLKQLMAQTEALADLCRIDPVTDMGWKQPVVPEASVIGISQDPHLELVQRCQAGISRRFPGITGAEGAEMHARLEHELGIIRNLGFSSYFLTVAEVSRMIQEMGVRAAARGSGASSLVNYLIDVSQVNPLQHDLIFERFLSQDRATLPDIDIDVESAERHNVYRRIFERFGAERVTLMSMQNGYRARGAVRDAGMALGMDDGEVGEIAKQLWRFSARNFREALQEKPELREFAGRVEQRDLDGNQQLDLLVDLTERLDRLPRHISMHPCGVILGDATLLDRTPVQPSGLGLPMSQFDKHDMDPMGMLKLDVLGVRMQSAMAFAVREVIRIHPSKEQVVAAGKHSSGSDGTGPDYIADNGHIDLNAVPLDDEATFELIRSTHTLGCFQIESPGQRELIGKMAPREFNDLIIDISLFRPGPMKSDMVRPFLEHRHGFAPEVYPHPLLKPVLQETHGVTVFHEQILRTLDVMTGCGLAKADEFRRALSSEAGVSRVEEYFRMHAKAKGFQPDVVDKVWETLKSFASFGFCKAHGAAFAVPTYQSAWLKAHHPEAFLAGLWEHDPGMYPKRLLVAEARRLGIPILPLDINRSKAEYRVERVEEGPDAGKLGIRLSLNGIYGLSATELKRIVAGQPFDSLADLRARSRVSKPSIKRLAQLGAFDSLHRESGGNANRADLVHHLQKLQVSSSGRKGVEVIEGQLSLPLGDVELRNVKPGLPAPTLVENVRAELDLMAVDVSSHLMDSHRPMLNRLGVVTADKLLGLRNGTEVLVAGVRVATQTPPMRGGRRVVFISIDDGTGCIDSVFFHEAQEKAGMLLFGTRLLLIRGTTRRTGPRGISLSASMAWDLSRTETLPFQESTAQEPEAQHPLDGITRTLAITGFGG is encoded by the coding sequence ATGAGCTTCACCCATCTTCACGTCTCCACAGCCTTCAGCGCGCACTATGGCGTTTCCTGGCCGGAGGAACTGGCGCAGGCCGCCGCTGCCGACGATGCAACAGCGCTTGCCTGCACCGACCGGGACGGTTTGTACGGAACCATCAAACACCTCAAGGCCTGCATGGAAGCGGGCATCGATCCCATAGTGGGGGTTGACCTTGCGGTCTTTGACGACGACGGCGACCACCGCACGCAGCTTGCCGGCAGGGTGGTGGTGCTGGCCCGGGGCAACAACAACGGGGCGGGGTACCGCGCACTCTGCAGGCTGATTTCGGATGCCCATGCCCGCACCTCCGGTAAATCCGGGGGCACGGTTCCAGTCGCCGTGACTAGGGCCGAACTCGCCTCCCGAACCCTCGATCCCCACACCCTGAAACCGGTGTTGACTGTCCTGATCGGGCCTGATTCCGACGTCGGACGCGCCATGGGCGGACGGCGCTACCTTCGTCCGCGCACCCTGTTCAAGCAATGGGTGGACGCCATGCCCGCAGGCACGCTGGTTGCCGAGATTGTTTCCCAGCTCAGCGCACCGGGAAAGCCCCTGAGTACCGCCCATGCGGTCCGCATGCTCAAGCTGGCAGAGGAACACCATGTTCCTGCCATCCTGACCAACGCCGTCCGGTACTGCGCGGCAGACGGAGCACCCACCGCCGATGTGCTCGACTCAGCCCGCACCCTGAAATCCCTGCCGGAACTCGCGGAAGAGCCCCTGCTGCAGCCAACAGGCCAGGGGTGGCTTAAATCCTCCGCGGAGATGCTCCGCCTGGGCCAGGAGATCATTTCAGCGGCAGGTTATGGCGCAGCGGACCTCAAGCAGCTGATGGCGCAGACCGAGGCGCTCGCGGACCTCTGCAGGATTGATCCGGTCACGGACATGGGGTGGAAGCAGCCGGTGGTGCCGGAGGCCTCAGTCATCGGGATCAGCCAGGATCCGCACCTTGAACTGGTCCAGCGGTGCCAGGCTGGAATCAGCAGGCGGTTCCCGGGAATCACCGGTGCTGAAGGGGCGGAGATGCATGCCCGGCTGGAGCATGAACTTGGCATCATCCGGAACCTCGGTTTTTCCTCCTACTTCCTGACTGTTGCGGAGGTGTCCCGCATGATCCAGGAAATGGGGGTGCGGGCAGCAGCCCGGGGATCCGGCGCCTCAAGCCTGGTCAATTACCTGATCGACGTCAGCCAGGTGAACCCCCTGCAGCACGACCTGATTTTCGAACGCTTCCTTTCGCAGGACCGGGCAACCCTTCCGGACATTGATATCGACGTCGAAAGCGCGGAGCGGCACAACGTCTACCGCCGGATTTTCGAGCGCTTTGGTGCCGAGCGGGTAACCCTGATGAGCATGCAGAACGGCTACCGTGCCCGGGGCGCCGTCAGGGATGCCGGAATGGCGCTGGGCATGGATGACGGGGAAGTGGGGGAGATCGCTAAACAGTTGTGGCGCTTCTCTGCCCGGAACTTCCGTGAAGCGCTCCAGGAAAAACCTGAACTCCGGGAGTTCGCCGGCCGGGTGGAACAGCGGGATCTGGACGGAAACCAGCAGCTTGACCTGCTGGTGGACCTGACGGAACGCCTGGACCGGCTGCCCCGCCATATCTCCATGCATCCCTGCGGCGTGATCCTTGGCGACGCAACCCTGCTTGACCGCACTCCTGTGCAACCCAGCGGACTTGGCCTGCCCATGAGCCAGTTCGATAAGCACGACATGGATCCCATGGGCATGCTCAAGCTTGATGTCCTGGGGGTCCGGATGCAGAGCGCCATGGCTTTTGCCGTGCGGGAAGTCATCCGCATCCACCCCTCCAAGGAACAAGTGGTGGCAGCTGGAAAGCATTCATCCGGTTCTGACGGGACCGGTCCTGACTACATTGCTGACAACGGGCACATCGACCTCAACGCCGTACCCCTGGATGATGAAGCAACCTTTGAACTGATCAGGAGCACCCACACCCTGGGCTGCTTCCAGATCGAATCGCCCGGGCAGCGGGAGCTCATCGGCAAGATGGCACCCCGGGAATTCAACGACCTGATCATTGATATTTCACTGTTCCGCCCCGGCCCCATGAAGTCGGACATGGTGCGGCCCTTCCTTGAGCACCGGCACGGGTTTGCGCCCGAGGTCTACCCGCACCCCCTCCTGAAACCGGTACTTCAGGAAACCCACGGGGTGACCGTGTTCCACGAACAGATCCTGCGGACACTGGACGTGATGACCGGGTGCGGCCTTGCCAAGGCCGATGAATTCCGCCGGGCACTCAGCAGCGAGGCGGGGGTGTCCCGGGTGGAGGAGTATTTCCGAATGCATGCCAAGGCAAAGGGCTTCCAGCCCGATGTCGTGGACAAAGTCTGGGAAACCCTGAAGTCCTTTGCCAGCTTCGGTTTCTGCAAAGCCCACGGGGCGGCCTTCGCCGTACCCACGTACCAGTCGGCCTGGCTGAAGGCGCACCATCCCGAAGCGTTCCTGGCCGGCCTGTGGGAACACGATCCCGGCATGTACCCCAAAAGGCTGCTGGTTGCGGAAGCCCGGCGCCTGGGCATCCCGATCCTTCCGTTGGACATCAACCGCAGCAAGGCAGAATACCGGGTGGAACGGGTGGAGGAAGGCCCGGATGCGGGAAAGCTGGGAATCAGGCTAAGCCTGAACGGCATTTACGGACTGTCCGCAACAGAACTGAAGCGGATCGTCGCCGGCCAGCCCTTTGACTCGCTCGCAGACCTGCGGGCACGTTCCAGGGTCAGCAAGCCCAGCATCAAGCGGCTGGCCCAGCTGGGCGCTTTTGATTCCCTTCACCGGGAGTCGGGCGGCAACGCCAACCGCGCGGACCTTGTCCACCACCTTCAGAAGCTCCAGGTGTCCAGCAGCGGACGGAAAGGCGTGGAGGTGATTGAGGGGCAGCTGTCCCTGCCTTTGGGGGATGTTGAACTGCGCAACGTCAAACCGGGTCTGCCGGCGCCTACCCTGGTGGAAAACGTCCGGGCCGAACTCGACCTCATGGCTGTTGATGTCAGCAGCCACCTGATGGACAGCCACCGGCCGATGCTCAACAGGCTGGGAGTCGTCACGGCGGACAAGCTCCTCGGCCTGCGGAACGGGACGGAGGTATTGGTGGCGGGGGTGCGCGTGGCAACCCAGACACCGCCCATGCGGGGCGGCCGAAGGGTGGTGTTCATCAGTATCGACGACGGCACCGGCTGCATCGATTCGGTCTTCTTCCATGAAGCCCAGGAAAAGGCGGGAATGCTCCTCTTTGGAACCCGCCTGCTCCTGATCCGTGGCACT
- a CDS encoding chorismate mutase codes for MATIQGNDRDALADKEQLAAVRIAVDEVDDQIVTLIARRERLIRIAGTLKGDDAEVRAPGRVERIIEHVRSAAEKKDIDPDIVESTYRAMISGFIELEMRVHKGNS; via the coding sequence ATGGCGACAATTCAAGGAAACGATAGAGATGCTTTGGCCGACAAGGAACAGCTCGCTGCCGTCCGGATTGCTGTTGACGAGGTGGATGACCAGATTGTCACCCTCATCGCCCGCCGCGAACGGCTGATCCGGATCGCCGGAACCCTCAAAGGCGATGACGCCGAGGTCCGTGCCCCCGGCCGCGTGGAACGGATCATTGAGCATGTCCGCTCGGCTGCGGAGAAAAAAGACATAGACCCGGACATTGTTGAGTCCACGTACCGGGCAATGATCTCCGGCTTCATCGAACTCGAAATGCGGGTCCACAAAGGGAACAGCTGA
- a CDS encoding VOC family protein has product MQPRVDFISLGVRSVSASRAFYVDGLGWPVHRELAGDVVFIQVNHGLVLSLWDVRQMQADAGVSPPGPVPCITLSHNLPSTEDVDRVMEEAAAAGAAIIAEPITQPWGGYSGYFADPDGFRWEVAYNPTWRVDDDGAVTV; this is encoded by the coding sequence ATGCAGCCCAGAGTCGACTTCATCTCACTAGGTGTCCGCAGCGTTTCCGCTTCCCGTGCGTTCTATGTGGACGGCCTTGGTTGGCCGGTCCACCGCGAGCTTGCGGGGGATGTCGTGTTTATCCAGGTGAACCATGGTTTGGTGCTGTCCCTGTGGGACGTGCGCCAGATGCAGGCCGACGCCGGTGTGAGCCCGCCCGGGCCGGTCCCCTGCATCACGCTCAGCCACAACCTTCCCTCCACGGAGGACGTGGACCGGGTCATGGAAGAAGCCGCCGCAGCCGGGGCTGCCATCATCGCGGAGCCCATCACCCAGCCGTGGGGCGGGTACAGCGGATATTTCGCCGATCCTGACGGCTTCCGCTGGGAGGTTGCGTACAACCCCACGTGGAGAGTGGACGACGACGGCGCGGTCACCGTTTAG
- a CDS encoding lipoate--protein ligase family protein: MNDDAPGPRTLTVVRQEKSLGAGRDLEFGLELLARVKEGDLGPTLRLYRPAPTVAFGQRDTRLPGFEAAAQACRANGFEPLVRRAGGRAAAYHEGTLVVDHLEPDADAIAGSKTRFSYFGDLFAQVLRSVGVQAAVGEIPGEYCPGEFSVHGTDPADGRHQVKLVGTAQRVVAGGWLFSSVIVVENSAPIRKVLTDSYAALGLDWNPSTAGAVDDLVPGVDVAAVEDALLATYAGHAVLQSASFSGLGA, from the coding sequence ATGAACGACGACGCTCCGGGACCCCGCACGCTGACCGTTGTGCGGCAGGAGAAGTCGCTGGGCGCCGGCCGTGACCTGGAGTTCGGCCTGGAACTGCTCGCAAGGGTCAAGGAGGGGGACCTGGGCCCGACGCTCAGGCTTTACCGGCCCGCTCCCACTGTCGCCTTTGGCCAGCGTGACACGCGGTTGCCGGGGTTTGAAGCGGCAGCGCAGGCGTGCCGGGCCAATGGCTTCGAACCCCTGGTCCGCAGGGCCGGGGGTCGGGCGGCCGCCTACCACGAGGGGACCCTGGTGGTGGACCATCTTGAACCGGACGCCGATGCCATAGCCGGTTCAAAAACCAGGTTCAGCTACTTCGGGGACCTGTTTGCCCAGGTGCTGCGCAGCGTCGGCGTCCAAGCGGCGGTAGGCGAGATTCCCGGTGAATACTGCCCCGGCGAGTTCAGCGTGCACGGGACAGACCCGGCTGACGGCCGCCACCAGGTCAAGCTGGTGGGCACGGCGCAGCGCGTGGTGGCCGGCGGCTGGCTGTTCAGTTCCGTCATTGTGGTGGAAAATTCCGCGCCCATCCGCAAAGTGCTGACGGACAGCTATGCCGCGCTGGGACTGGACTGGAATCCCTCAACCGCGGGGGCGGTGGACGACCTGGTCCCCGGCGTGGACGTTGCCGCAGTGGAAGATGCGCTTCTTGCCACCTACGCGGGCCACGCCGTCCTGCAGTCCGCTTCCTTCAGCGGCCTGGGGGCATGA
- a CDS encoding DUF2177 family protein — protein MVILQFLVVAAAFAALDAVWLKLMNPFYRSHIGELLADKPHLGYAVAFYAIYIAGIVFFALRPALDGGSWLTALGYGAALGAFAYATYDLTNAATLKVWPLQLIVVDMLWGALLTGLSTVAGWLVFQGRT, from the coding sequence ATGGTCATATTGCAGTTCCTCGTGGTTGCCGCCGCCTTCGCGGCGCTTGACGCCGTCTGGCTCAAACTGATGAACCCCTTTTACCGCAGCCACATCGGCGAGCTGCTGGCGGACAAACCACACTTAGGTTACGCCGTGGCCTTCTATGCCATTTACATCGCCGGGATTGTGTTTTTCGCCCTTCGTCCCGCGCTCGACGGCGGCAGCTGGCTGACAGCCCTGGGTTATGGTGCGGCGTTGGGCGCCTTTGCCTACGCGACGTATGACCTCACCAACGCCGCCACTTTGAAGGTGTGGCCGCTGCAACTGATCGTGGTGGACATGCTGTGGGGCGCCCTGCTCACCGGACTGTCCACGGTTGCCGGCTGGCTTGTTTTCCAGGGACGCACCTGA
- a CDS encoding DUF6504 family protein translates to MGMFSQSVDVECTAEGVPQRLLWAGLSYAVCAEPVRWYERRQWWTEESRAPLGSGPGLVDHEIWRVQVLPDHPVGGGQEEPLTLDLTRHIQSGRWRLLRIHDALRPRTA, encoded by the coding sequence ATGGGCATGTTCAGCCAATCCGTGGACGTCGAGTGCACAGCCGAGGGCGTACCGCAGCGACTCCTGTGGGCGGGCCTTTCCTATGCCGTGTGCGCTGAGCCGGTGCGCTGGTATGAACGCAGGCAATGGTGGACGGAGGAAAGCCGCGCGCCGCTTGGCAGCGGCCCCGGACTGGTGGACCACGAAATCTGGCGCGTCCAGGTGCTGCCTGACCACCCCGTCGGTGGAGGCCAGGAAGAGCCCTTGACCCTCGACCTCACCCGGCATATCCAGAGCGGCCGCTGGCGGCTGCTGCGGATCCATGACGCACTCCGGCCCAGGACAGCATGA
- a CDS encoding SOS response-associated peptidase, with the protein MARAVGDLLAEFDAELEDEVSIPPSWNVAPTDDVPIVLERLVNDGPAARQVRQLHVARWGLVPSWAKDPGIGSRMINARSESVLEKPAFRKAVQSRRCAVPADGYYEWKQGPGKSKQPYYVHPGEGKGLVFAGLYEWWKDPAWPAGEPGGWMLSTSILTADTPPPGSESTVFGKLTALHDRVPLPMDKATMQAWLDPAADDAAGLVDLVRAGVKDVAADWRVDSVGKEVGNVRNNGPELIRPVEALF; encoded by the coding sequence ATGGCACGTGCCGTGGGGGACCTGCTTGCCGAGTTCGACGCCGAGCTGGAGGACGAGGTGAGCATCCCGCCATCGTGGAATGTGGCGCCGACCGATGACGTGCCCATCGTCCTGGAACGCCTGGTGAATGACGGGCCGGCGGCCAGGCAGGTCCGCCAGCTCCACGTTGCCCGGTGGGGGCTGGTCCCGTCCTGGGCCAAGGACCCGGGCATCGGCTCGCGGATGATCAACGCCCGCAGTGAGTCCGTCCTTGAAAAGCCGGCGTTCCGGAAGGCCGTCCAGTCGCGGCGCTGTGCCGTCCCGGCGGATGGATACTACGAATGGAAGCAGGGGCCGGGAAAGTCCAAGCAGCCGTACTACGTGCATCCCGGCGAGGGGAAGGGGCTGGTCTTCGCAGGGCTCTACGAGTGGTGGAAGGACCCTGCATGGCCGGCGGGGGAGCCGGGCGGCTGGATGCTTTCCACCTCCATCCTCACCGCTGACACCCCGCCGCCGGGCAGCGAGTCAACGGTGTTCGGGAAGCTGACGGCCTTGCACGACCGCGTGCCGCTTCCCATGGACAAAGCAACGATGCAGGCGTGGCTTGACCCCGCCGCCGACGACGCCGCCGGCCTGGTGGACCTGGTGCGGGCGGGGGTCAAGGACGTGGCGGCGGACTGGCGCGTGGACTCGGTGGGCAAAGAGGTCGGCAACGTGCGGAACAACGGGCCGGAACTCATCCGGCCCGTGGAGGCACTCTTCTAG
- a CDS encoding mycoredoxin has translation MDFTPDSGTITMFSTTWCGYCNRLKKQLDAQGIGYTEINIEEVEGTAELVEQLNGGNRTVPTVLFPDGTAATNPSAAEVKTRLAA, from the coding sequence GTGGATTTCACTCCCGACTCCGGCACCATCACCATGTTTTCCACCACCTGGTGCGGCTATTGCAACCGTTTGAAGAAGCAGCTGGATGCACAGGGCATCGGCTACACCGAGATCAACATCGAAGAAGTGGAAGGCACTGCCGAACTCGTGGAGCAGCTTAACGGCGGCAACCGCACGGTGCCCACCGTCCTCTTCCCGGACGGCACCGCGGCCACCAACCCTTCCGCAGCCGAGGTCAAGACCCGCCTCGCAGCGTAG